AAGTTAAGATCAATTCCCGCGTTCTTTCGTGAAGGATTATCAACCTCACTTGCGGCTCAGATTGGTGTTGCGCCAATAATTTTTGTTACTTTTGGTCAATTTAATATTCTTTCACCAATTATTAATGCTTTGATACTGTGGACTATTCCCTATATTATGGTTGGAGGAGCAATAGCAGGGGTATTGGGTTTAGTTATACCATTAGTTGGTAGACTGATACTCTTTGTTATATTCCCATTATTATGGTATTTCGAAAAAGTAGTTTCTATGTTTTAGTTTTGATCCTTCTTTCTATTTGGATTTTTGCCTTTAGTGTGTCTGACAACCTGCAAATAGTTGCTTGTGATGTAGGTCAGGGTGATGCAATTCTAATACAGCACAAGAATAACCAAGTTCTAATTGATGGTGGGCAAGATAAAAAAGTATTAGATTGTCTTGGACGCCATATGCCCTTTTTTGATAGACAAATAGAGATGGTAGTTCTAACCCATCCTGACCTAGATCACTTTGGGGGTTTAATTGATGTCTTTAGTAACTACAAAGTTTTAAAGTTTGGGACAAATGGTAAGGATGTTAGCAAAGAGGAGTATAGAGTGCTAGTAAATTGGGTGGGGGGTATGGATGTAGAGCAGGTTACCTTGACTAGTGGTATGGTTGTCAGGTTAGGTCTGATATATTTAGATATAGTTCATCCAGCTGCAACACTGGAAATTAATAAAGAACAAAATATAGAAGGTGATTCAAACAACCAAAGTATAGTTATGGTCTTAAATTACGCTCAATTTAAGGCTTTATTTACTGGTGATGTTGAGAATGATGTAAGCGATCAGTTGTCAAACAATATAAAAGTCAACAACCTTGACTATATCAAAGTAAATCATCACGGAAGTCGTAATGGTTTGTCTGAAAACCTACTAAAAGCAGTTAATCCTAGGTTCGCGGTAATTAGTTCTGGTTTTAAGAACAGATATGGTCATCCTCATGCGGAGATACTTGAAATCTTAAAAAAGTATGATGTTAATGTTTTGAGGACTGATGAGATAGGTGATATTGTAATTGAAACTGATGGACAAACTTTCTGGCAAAAAAATAACTCACTTTTTTAAACGTTTTTATGTTTAATAGGGTGAGTTATTGAAAAACAAGTTGGCTATATAGCATATAACTATTAAGAACCCAACCAGGGTCCAAAATGCTATCTTGATCAACTTCTCAAAAAATTTCATTTCATCCTCCTTTTTGGAATTTAAAATTTTTTGGTAAGGGTATTATAGCTTATAATTTACTAACTTAAAACTTTTTATTTTGATACAATATATTTGTATGGATTATATGAAAAGTATTAGACAAGTTCTTGAAGAAATTAGTGGAATTAAAAACCCTGATATTGAGTTCTCATCAATAGATAGTTTTGGTGATTATTCAACCAACATTGCTTTAAAAAATAAAGATATAGATCCTAACGACATAGCTTTAAAAGTTAACAATCTAAACTTAGATTATACGGCAGAAGTTAAAGGAAAGTTTGTTAACTTCTGGTTGAAAAACGATGCCCTAGTTGATAATTTGATACAGATTGATAAAGATAAGGATAGTTATGGAAAAAGTAATATTGGTAAAAATAAGACAGTTATTATTGACTATTCATCTCCAAATATAGCCAAGCCTTTTAGTATAGGACACTTAAGGTCAACTGTCATAGGTCAGGCAATTTACAATCTTTTTAAAAGTTTGGGTTATCAAGTAATTGGTGATAACCACCTAGGTGATTGGGGGACACAATTTGGAAAACTTCTATATATGATCGATTTTAAGAAAACAAAAGATTTTTCTATTGAAAACCTAGAAGAACTTTATGTTGAATTTCATAAACTTGAAAAAACAGATGAAACATTGGGGGAAAGAGCTCGTGAGTGGTTTAAAAAGTTGGAAGATGGTGATAGTACAGCAAGAACTGTGTGGAAACAGTGTGTAAACGTGTCTTTAAATGAATTTAAACGGATATATGATCTTTTAGATATTAAGGTAGACAACACCTACGGAGAAAGTTTTTACGAGGAAGAGATGAAAGAGATGTTAAAGGATCCAAGTATAAATAAACATATAGTAGATGGGGAAGATGGGGACTCAAAGGTTATTAACTTGGAGTCAGTTGGAATTAAAACCCCACTAATGTTTTTAAAGGGAGATGGTGCAACTACCTACGCAACCAGAGATTTGGCAACACTTAGATTCAGACAGAAAAAATACAAACCAGACATTATTGTCTATGAGGTTGGCGCAGAACAAAAATTGCACTTTAAGCAGGTTTTTGAAGCTGCAAAAATGCTCGACCTAATAGACAAAGACGTTGAGTTGGTCCACACCGCACATGGTTTATACCTTGCTGAGGACGGAAAAAAGTTTTCAACTAGAAAAGGTAAAACAATTAAATTAGAAGAGGTCTTAGACGAAGCTATTGAAAGAGCAAAAGAGCTAGGAAACAATAAAGAAGTAGCAAAACAAGTTGGTATTGGAGCAATTAAGTATTTTGACCTGATGCATTCTGTACAAAGCGATGTAGTGTTTGATTGGAACAAAATTTTAAATATGAATGGCAATAGTGGGCCTTATATTCAATACACTGTAGCTCGAATAAACTCAGTGGTTTCAAAATCTGACAAGAATAATTTAAATCTTAAGGATTTGCAAACAAAGAACTTAGAAGTTGAGGAAATATTATTACTGCGTAAATTATCCCAATTCCAAGAGGTTATGGTGACTGCGGGGAAAACTTACTCACCTAACATACTTTGCAATTATTTATATGAATTGTCCAGTAAATTCAATACTTTTTACAATGCTCATAAAATTGTAGGTGGGAAGAATGAATATTTTAAGATTTTACTGACCTCTGGTGTTTGTGTTGTTCTTAAAAATGGTCTAGAAATTCTAGGAATAGACACTCCAGAGAAGATGTAAAACTACTTCTTTTCTATAATTCCAAAAAACTTATCAAACAATTTTCTCAATTCTGACACATGTGTTTCTTCTTTGTTTTTCTCTTTAAATTTAGATATATATTTGACTTGCAAATCTCTAAATTCATTATGTAGTTCATCTAGTATATCATCTGACAACTCTTCTACATTTATAACCTCATCTCTTGCACCTTTTATACCCTTTAATAATTCATCAAGTTTTAAGTGTATAGCTTTAGAGTCTCTGTTTTGCGTATTTTGAATCAAAAAGACCATTAGAAAGGTTATGATCGTGGTTAAGGTATTAATTGCCAATTGCCAAGTGTCTGAGTAGTTAAATAGAGGACCGGTTGTTACCCAAAGAACAATTAGAAGTATTGCAATTACAAAAGTATAGGCACTTCCTGCCACATTAGAAACTGTAGTTGCTATTTTCCTAAAAATTGAGTTAACATTCATATTGTCTATATTACTATGAACTATTTTTTAGAAAAACTCAACAACAATATTAAGGTCGTTTCTATCCCAATGCCAACCCTAGAATCTGTTACTGTAACAGTTTGGTTTAAAACAGGATCAAGGAATGAAAATAAAAAAAATAATGGAGTTAGTCACTTTCTGGAACATATGTTTTTTAAAGGTACAACAAATAGGCCAACAGCCAAAGAAATAGCAGAGGAGATAGACTCAATTGGTGGTATTCAAAATGCGGGAACATCTAAAGAATATACACAGTATTACATTAAATGTAGGGCAGATAAGGCAGAAATTGCTTTTGATCTTCTTTCTGATATGGTTATGAACTCACTTTTGGCAAGTGAAGAGATTGAGCGCGAAAAAGGAACAATTATTGAAGAGATTAGGATGTATGAAGATACTCCAATGATTAACATCGGAGAAGTCTTTGAGAGTCTTATTTACGAGAGTCATCCTCTCGGAATGGGTATTGCTGGTACAGAAAAAACGGTTTCAGAAATGAAAAGGGGGGATTTTTTGGATTATAAAGACAGTTTCTATGGGGTCGA
This bacterium DNA region includes the following protein-coding sequences:
- the argS gene encoding arginine--tRNA ligase, yielding MDYMKSIRQVLEEISGIKNPDIEFSSIDSFGDYSTNIALKNKDIDPNDIALKVNNLNLDYTAEVKGKFVNFWLKNDALVDNLIQIDKDKDSYGKSNIGKNKTVIIDYSSPNIAKPFSIGHLRSTVIGQAIYNLFKSLGYQVIGDNHLGDWGTQFGKLLYMIDFKKTKDFSIENLEELYVEFHKLEKTDETLGERAREWFKKLEDGDSTARTVWKQCVNVSLNEFKRIYDLLDIKVDNTYGESFYEEEMKEMLKDPSINKHIVDGEDGDSKVINLESVGIKTPLMFLKGDGATTYATRDLATLRFRQKKYKPDIIVYEVGAEQKLHFKQVFEAAKMLDLIDKDVELVHTAHGLYLAEDGKKFSTRKGKTIKLEEVLDEAIERAKELGNNKEVAKQVGIGAIKYFDLMHSVQSDVVFDWNKILNMNGNSGPYIQYTVARINSVVSKSDKNNLNLKDLQTKNLEVEEILLLRKLSQFQEVMVTAGKTYSPNILCNYLYELSSKFNTFYNAHKIVGGKNEYFKILLTSGVCVVLKNGLEILGIDTPEKM
- a CDS encoding MBL fold metallo-hydrolase; translated protein: MVFRKSSFYVLVLILLSIWIFAFSVSDNLQIVACDVGQGDAILIQHKNNQVLIDGGQDKKVLDCLGRHMPFFDRQIEMVVLTHPDLDHFGGLIDVFSNYKVLKFGTNGKDVSKEEYRVLVNWVGGMDVEQVTLTSGMVVRLGLIYLDIVHPAATLEINKEQNIEGDSNNQSIVMVLNYAQFKALFTGDVENDVSDQLSNNIKVNNLDYIKVNHHGSRNGLSENLLKAVNPRFAVISSGFKNRYGHPHAEILEILKKYDVNVLRTDEIGDIVIETDGQTFWQKNNSLF
- a CDS encoding low affinity iron permease family protein, whose translation is MNVNSIFRKIATTVSNVAGSAYTFVIAILLIVLWVTTGPLFNYSDTWQLAINTLTTIITFLMVFLIQNTQNRDSKAIHLKLDELLKGIKGARDEVINVEELSDDILDELHNEFRDLQVKYISKFKEKNKEETHVSELRKLFDKFFGIIEKK